A region of Saccharococcus thermophilus DNA encodes the following proteins:
- a CDS encoding RNA-guided endonuclease TnpB family protein, whose protein sequence is MDITLTAKIKISPTIEQAELLQQTLSVYRSACNYVSALIHETKILVQAKLHHMAYRTLRANYSMRSQMAQSVMKTVIARYRSLKSNGHEWTLIRFKKPEYDLVWNRDYSLVQRTFSVNTLEGRIKVPFETKGMEHYFDGSWTFGTAKLVYKHGKFFLHIPMTKDIPCVEDHHIRQVVGVDLGVNFLAVAYDSQGKTTFFHGQEIKHIRAKYKRMRKALQQKETASARRKLKKMGQREHRWMTDVNHTVSKVLVRQYGERTLFVLEDLTGIREKTERVHIHDRYETVSWAFHQFREMLEYKARLYGSKVVVVDPHYTSLTCPKCGHTEKANRNKRTHMFCCQTCGYTSNDDRIGEMNLQRKGIEYIVEGTAQA, encoded by the coding sequence GTGGACATTACATTAACAGCCAAAATTAAAATTTCTCCAACCATCGAACAAGCGGAATTACTCCAACAAACGCTATCCGTTTATCGGTCGGCTTGCAACTATGTGTCTGCCTTGATCCATGAAACCAAGATACTCGTACAAGCAAAACTGCATCACATGGCCTATCGGACCCTTCGAGCAAACTACTCCATGCGCTCACAAATGGCGCAATCCGTGATGAAAACCGTCATCGCAAGGTATCGTTCTCTTAAAAGCAACGGTCATGAATGGACATTGATTCGTTTTAAAAAACCGGAATACGATCTTGTTTGGAATCGGGACTATTCCCTTGTTCAAAGAACATTTTCCGTCAACACGCTAGAAGGTCGAATTAAAGTTCCGTTCGAAACAAAAGGAATGGAACACTATTTTGACGGATCATGGACGTTTGGAACCGCGAAACTCGTCTATAAGCACGGCAAGTTCTTTTTGCATATCCCGATGACAAAAGATATTCCATGCGTGGAGGACCACCACATTCGACAAGTCGTTGGGGTAGATTTGGGTGTTAATTTCCTTGCGGTCGCCTATGACTCACAAGGGAAAACCACGTTCTTCCATGGTCAGGAAATCAAGCACATACGAGCGAAATACAAGCGAATGCGAAAAGCCCTTCAACAAAAAGAAACTGCTTCAGCCCGTCGTAAACTCAAAAAAATGGGACAACGAGAACACCGTTGGATGACGGATGTCAACCATACCGTCAGTAAGGTACTCGTTCGTCAATATGGGGAGCGCACCCTTTTTGTATTGGAGGACTTAACAGGCATTCGAGAAAAGACGGAACGTGTACATATCCATGACCGTTATGAAACTGTATCATGGGCGTTCCATCAATTCCGTGAAATGCTTGAGTATAAAGCCCGCTTGTACGGCTCGAAAGTGGTGGTGGTTGATCCACATTACACCTCACTCACATGCCCAAAATGCGGACATACGGAAAAAGCGAATCGCAACAAGCGGACACACATGTTTTGTTGTCAGACATGTGGTTACACATCCAACGATGACCGCATTGGTGAGATGAACCTTCAACGAAAAGGAATCGAGTACATCGTTGAAGGAACGGCTCAAGCATGA
- the pfkB gene encoding 1-phosphofructokinase has translation MIYTCTLNPSVDYIVQLDELRVGELNRAMKTLAFPGGKGINVSRVLKRLGVDSTALGFIGGFTGEFIEKELGKENIVCDFVKVPGNTRINVKLKAGLETEINGQGPTVKAEHEAQLLEKIRSLTGNDIIVLAGSVPSSMPSDVYEKICDEAKKRNAKVVVDTSGPALKALLAHKPFFAKPNHKELAELFGTRFQAKEEIIAYGRRLVEMGVENVIVSMAGNGAFYFNREVTLFAKAPQGTVKNSVGAGDSLVAGFLAAYVSGKTIDEAFAYGVASGSATAFSEDLCSKEDVEQLVNAVKVTRVAS, from the coding sequence ATGATTTACACATGTACGTTAAATCCATCTGTCGATTATATAGTGCAACTCGATGAACTTCGCGTGGGTGAATTAAACCGCGCAATGAAAACGTTGGCATTCCCTGGCGGAAAAGGAATTAACGTGTCGCGGGTATTGAAACGGCTCGGTGTCGACAGCACCGCGCTTGGCTTTATCGGCGGCTTTACCGGCGAGTTTATCGAAAAAGAGCTTGGCAAAGAAAACATTGTGTGCGATTTTGTGAAAGTTCCGGGAAATACGCGAATTAATGTGAAATTGAAAGCGGGTCTAGAAACGGAAATTAATGGCCAAGGACCAACAGTAAAGGCGGAGCACGAAGCGCAGCTTCTTGAAAAAATCCGCTCCCTGACGGGGAATGATATCATTGTTTTGGCAGGGAGTGTGCCGTCTTCCATGCCTTCAGACGTTTATGAGAAAATTTGCGATGAGGCAAAAAAACGGAATGCAAAAGTGGTTGTGGATACAAGCGGACCGGCATTGAAAGCGCTGCTTGCGCACAAGCCGTTTTTCGCCAAGCCAAATCATAAAGAATTAGCCGAGCTATTTGGGACAAGATTTCAAGCTAAAGAGGAAATCATCGCTTACGGCCGCAGGCTTGTCGAAATGGGCGTTGAAAATGTAATCGTATCGATGGCCGGCAATGGCGCGTTCTACTTTAATCGCGAAGTGACGCTGTTTGCCAAAGCGCCGCAAGGAACGGTGAAAAACTCCGTCGGTGCGGGCGATTCGCTGGTCGCTGGTTTTCTTGCTGCGTATGTGAGCGGGAAAACGATCGATGAGGCGTTTGCTTACGGCGTCGCATCCGGAAGCGCAACGGCGTTTTCTGAAGATTTATGTTCGAAAGAGGATGTGGAACAGTTGGTCAATGCCGTTAAAGTTACGCGTGTTGCATCGTGA
- a CDS encoding MBL fold metallo-hydrolase, which yields MKRYENLDGVSTKKTFADFRRWQKERKSKKKDLSYQVPRIAMPQYEQLHTNRGRTLLSWVGHSTFVIQINGITIVTDPVWAKRMGTAKRLSEPGIPLSEMPPVDVILISHGHYDHLHFPSIRKLKGNPHLLVPIGLGRLFRRRGYKQVTEFSWWETQQLQGVAFTFVPAQHWTRRTLWDMNTSHWGGWVIEADEKPTIYFAGDSGYFRGFREIGERFSIDYALLPIGAYEPEWFMGPQHVTPEEAVQAFLDCQAGCFIPMHYGAFRLADDTPKEALDRLLAEWKRRGLDDSRLKCLKLGEVVNLSS from the coding sequence ATGAAAAGATACGAAAATCTAGATGGGGTTTCGACGAAAAAAACATTTGCCGATTTTCGCCGCTGGCAAAAGGAACGGAAAAGCAAAAAGAAAGATTTATCTTACCAAGTTCCGCGCATCGCCATGCCGCAGTACGAACAGCTTCATACGAACCGCGGCCGCACATTGCTATCTTGGGTCGGACATTCGACCTTTGTCATTCAGATAAACGGCATCACGATCGTCACCGACCCGGTATGGGCCAAACGGATGGGAACGGCAAAGCGGCTTTCCGAACCAGGCATTCCATTAAGCGAAATGCCGCCAGTCGATGTCATCCTTATCTCCCACGGCCATTACGATCATTTGCATTTTCCAAGCATTCGCAAACTAAAAGGAAATCCTCATCTATTGGTGCCGATCGGGCTTGGCCGCCTGTTCCGAAGACGAGGATACAAGCAGGTAACAGAATTTTCGTGGTGGGAAACGCAACAACTTCAAGGCGTTGCGTTTACATTTGTCCCAGCGCAGCACTGGACGAGACGGACGCTATGGGATATGAATACATCGCATTGGGGCGGATGGGTAATCGAGGCAGACGAAAAGCCGACCATCTATTTTGCCGGCGATAGCGGCTACTTCCGCGGATTCCGTGAAATTGGCGAGCGCTTTTCGATTGATTATGCGCTTCTGCCAATCGGCGCGTATGAGCCAGAATGGTTTATGGGACCGCAGCACGTTACTCCTGAAGAGGCCGTGCAAGCTTTCCTTGATTGTCAAGCCGGCTGCTTTATTCCCATGCATTACGGCGCTTTTCGCTTGGCGGATGATACGCCGAAAGAAGCGCTTGACCGCTTACTCGCTGAATGGAAGCGGCGCGGGTTGGATGATAGCCGATTAAAATGCCTGAAGCTTGGGGAAGTGGTAAACCTCTCCTCCTAA
- a CDS encoding permease gives MKTFLQLNTIFISILIESMPFVVLGVFISGIIQMFVTEEMVKKWVPKNKVLAIIYSALIGVLFPACECGIVPITRRLVAKGVPLYAAIPFMLTGPVINPVVLFSTYIAFGSNWTMVLYRSIFACIVAIVVGLVIAVQYKDTQLRHLTPAPSIAAKTWKEKVIGTLEHTIEEFFTTGKYLIIGAFIASVMQTYVKTSVLLAIGHGKASSSLVMMAMAFVLSLCSEADAFIASSFQNTFPFSALAAFLVFGPMLDIKNTIMLLQSFKTRFVLMLILYITIFVFIGSLLI, from the coding sequence ATGAAGACATTTCTCCAGCTGAATACGATATTTATTAGTATATTAATAGAATCGATGCCATTTGTCGTGCTTGGCGTGTTTATTTCCGGCATCATTCAAATGTTTGTTACGGAAGAAATGGTAAAGAAGTGGGTGCCGAAAAATAAGGTGCTGGCTATCATCTATTCGGCGCTGATCGGTGTGTTGTTTCCCGCCTGCGAATGCGGGATTGTGCCAATTACGCGCCGTCTTGTCGCCAAAGGCGTGCCGCTGTATGCCGCGATTCCGTTTATGTTAACCGGTCCAGTCATTAATCCGGTTGTTTTGTTTTCGACCTATATTGCGTTTGGAAGCAACTGGACGATGGTATTATATCGCTCTATCTTTGCTTGCATCGTGGCCATTGTAGTCGGTTTGGTTATCGCTGTACAATATAAAGATACTCAATTGCGCCATTTGACGCCGGCTCCGAGCATTGCGGCAAAAACGTGGAAAGAAAAGGTCATTGGGACGCTAGAGCATACGATTGAAGAGTTTTTCACGACCGGAAAATATTTAATCATTGGCGCTTTTATTGCTTCCGTGATGCAAACGTATGTAAAAACATCCGTGTTGCTGGCGATTGGCCATGGGAAAGCGTCTTCCTCGCTGGTGATGATGGCGATGGCTTTTGTTTTGTCATTGTGCTCGGAAGCGGATGCGTTTATCGCTTCCTCGTTTCAAAATACGTTTCCGTTTAGCGCGCTTGCCGCGTTTCTCGTATTCGGACCGATGCTGGATATAAAAAACACGATCATGTTGCTGCAGTCATTTAAAACGCGTTTTGTATTGATGCTCATTTTGTATATTACAATATTCGTATTTATCGGTTCGCTATTGATATAA
- a CDS encoding TIGR03943 family putative permease subunit, with the protein MLRMYILLGFTFLFFHLYITGEISKYINMRYSYLSFSAIFVFALLTIIQFIFVSRKQEHDHCDDDACCHHHHEEQSRWKRAVNYMIFIFPIVSALLFPVATLDSEMVKAKGFHIPGMAADSGDPFVQRQFLRPDTSIYYGKDDYNDLMQKELKKYGKVSRLKLDPQNYLNVMETIYQFPGQFDERDIEFDGFVYHDETTKANQVFVLRFGIIHCVADSGVYGLLTEFPQQPRLKNDEWIHVKGTLSTVYYQPFHMNIPYVKVTSWQRISEPKEPYVFRQYNQ; encoded by the coding sequence GTGTTGCGCATGTATATTTTGCTCGGATTTACGTTTTTATTCTTTCATTTATATATTACAGGGGAAATTAGCAAATATATTAATATGCGTTATTCGTATCTATCATTCAGCGCCATCTTTGTTTTTGCTTTGTTGACAATTATCCAGTTTATTTTTGTCAGCCGGAAACAAGAACATGATCACTGCGATGATGACGCGTGCTGCCACCATCACCATGAAGAACAATCGCGTTGGAAGCGGGCGGTCAACTATATGATATTTATTTTTCCGATTGTATCGGCACTGCTGTTTCCTGTCGCAACGCTTGATTCGGAGATGGTGAAAGCGAAAGGATTTCATATTCCCGGAATGGCGGCCGACAGCGGCGATCCGTTTGTCCAGCGGCAATTTTTGCGTCCCGACACCAGCATTTATTACGGGAAAGATGATTATAATGATTTAATGCAAAAGGAATTAAAAAAATACGGGAAAGTGTCGCGACTAAAGCTTGATCCACAAAATTATTTAAATGTGATGGAGACGATTTACCAATTCCCAGGCCAGTTTGACGAGCGAGACATCGAATTTGATGGGTTTGTGTACCATGATGAGACGACGAAAGCCAATCAAGTTTTTGTGCTTCGCTTTGGCATTATTCATTGTGTGGCCGATTCGGGGGTATATGGTCTGTTGACGGAGTTTCCGCAGCAGCCGCGGCTGAAAAATGATGAATGGATTCATGTCAAAGGAACGCTTTCCACTGTTTATTACCAGCCGTTTCATATGAACATCCCATATGTGAAAGTAACATCATGGCAACGGATCAGCGAGCCGAAGGAGCCGTACGTATTTCGCCAATATAATCAGTGA
- a CDS encoding DUF5317 domain-containing protein — protein sequence MVYDGILLSLVIGFFRGGSLKGLANMKLRGGWLFPLLLVIQIIIFALQNKVSIIEKLSNSLFLLIYIIGLIFLWLNRNQPGFTVIFMGVLLNFIVMALNGGRMPVSVEAAQFLGREYIDALKAGTYGKHQAITSETLLPFLGDIIPLSPPYPRRQVISIGDVVMNVGAFLFIQHLMLSAPSEKTSTAPASR from the coding sequence ATGGTATATGATGGGATTTTGTTATCGCTGGTGATCGGCTTTTTTCGCGGCGGAAGTTTAAAAGGCCTCGCCAATATGAAACTGCGTGGCGGCTGGTTGTTTCCATTATTGTTAGTAATACAAATCATTATTTTTGCGTTACAAAATAAAGTTAGCATCATTGAAAAATTAAGTAATAGTTTATTTCTTCTCATTTATATTATCGGTCTTATATTTCTTTGGCTCAATCGAAACCAGCCTGGATTTACCGTTATTTTTATGGGAGTGCTATTAAACTTTATCGTAATGGCACTCAATGGTGGAAGGATGCCGGTATCGGTCGAAGCGGCACAATTTCTTGGCCGCGAATACATAGACGCGCTAAAAGCGGGAACATACGGCAAACATCAAGCGATTACATCAGAAACATTGTTGCCGTTTCTAGGTGATATTATTCCGCTTTCACCGCCATATCCGCGCAGGCAAGTGATCAGCATTGGCGATGTCGTGATGAATGTTGGGGCGTTTTTATTTATCCAGCATCTAATGCTTAGTGCACCAAGTGAGAAAACATCTACCGCTCCTGCGAGTAGATAA
- a CDS encoding IS701 family transposase — protein sequence MNRLAHHQGIHKFFTMLGLALYFSKPVMKHLVHIVDALTTKGFAGTLTDLHHWSFHPNHRTTLSHFFTKSPWDEETLLRKLQQWMLRRVERIAKQESQPLFVSIDDTICQKTKPSSQATHAIQGCDWHYSHTEKKSIWGHSLVWLMVHTMTQAFPFAFRLYDKAAGKSKGELAIEMLSSLDVHRPVYVLMDSWYPSQTLVEACLKKGFHVIAMLKANRLLYPKGIAVQVREFARYIEPKDTHLVTVGEERYRVYRYEGSLKGLDDAVVLLAWKADQPMTSEHLHCVLSTDRDLSDEEILRYYAQRWSIECFFRQAKDQLKLDGYRVRGRRAVKRYWILVQLAYVYSMFESNSDFSDGLDLLRKRKGHSLVEFIYRAAKQNIPIDTVKKQLHVA from the coding sequence ATGAATAGATTAGCACATCATCAAGGAATCCACAAGTTTTTCACGATGTTGGGGTTGGCCCTTTATTTTTCAAAACCTGTCATGAAGCATCTCGTTCATATCGTGGATGCGCTGACCACCAAAGGATTTGCGGGAACATTGACCGATCTTCATCATTGGAGCTTTCATCCGAACCACCGCACGACACTCAGCCATTTTTTCACGAAAAGCCCTTGGGATGAAGAGACGCTGCTTCGCAAACTTCAACAGTGGATGCTTCGTCGTGTCGAACGCATCGCCAAACAGGAGAGTCAACCCCTTTTTGTTTCGATCGATGATACGATTTGCCAAAAAACCAAGCCTTCGTCACAGGCAACGCACGCCATTCAAGGGTGTGATTGGCACTATTCTCACACAGAGAAAAAGTCGATCTGGGGACATTCTCTCGTTTGGCTCATGGTTCATACGATGACCCAGGCTTTTCCCTTTGCGTTCCGCCTCTACGACAAGGCGGCTGGGAAAAGCAAGGGGGAACTCGCGATCGAGATGCTTTCTTCTTTGGATGTACACCGTCCTGTTTATGTGCTGATGGACTCTTGGTATCCATCGCAAACGCTCGTGGAAGCTTGTCTGAAAAAGGGATTCCACGTAATCGCAATGCTCAAGGCCAATCGGCTTCTTTATCCAAAAGGCATTGCGGTTCAGGTGAGGGAGTTTGCCCGCTACATCGAACCGAAAGACACTCACCTCGTCACGGTGGGAGAAGAGCGTTATCGGGTTTATCGCTACGAAGGCTCTCTCAAAGGTCTCGATGATGCCGTGGTGCTGCTCGCTTGGAAAGCCGATCAGCCGATGACATCGGAACATCTTCACTGCGTCTTGAGCACCGACCGGGATCTAAGCGATGAAGAGATCTTGCGCTACTATGCCCAGCGTTGGTCGATCGAATGTTTTTTCCGTCAAGCGAAAGACCAGCTGAAACTCGATGGATACCGCGTTCGCGGACGTCGGGCGGTGAAACGCTACTGGATCTTGGTGCAGCTTGCTTACGTGTACAGCATGTTCGAGTCGAACAGCGATTTTTCTGATGGGCTCGATCTTCTGCGCAAGAGAAAAGGACATAGCCTCGTGGAGTTCATTTACCGTGCAGCGAAACAAAATATTCCCATTGATACCGTGAAAAAACAGCTCCACGTGGCATAA
- a CDS encoding secondary thiamine-phosphate synthase enzyme YjbQ yields the protein MLRSFAIRTTKRDEMIDITSFVAETVRESGVTEGVAIVYCPHTTAGITINENADPDVKRDMMRRFDETYPWEHPLDRHLEGNTAAHMKASTVGASQHVIITDGRLLLGTWQGVYFCEYDGPRQRTFYVKVVKG from the coding sequence ATGCTTCGCTCTTTTGCCATTCGCACGACGAAGCGGGATGAGATGATTGATATTACTTCGTTTGTCGCGGAAACGGTTCGTGAGTCAGGTGTAACGGAAGGGGTTGCCATCGTGTATTGCCCGCATACGACAGCGGGAATCACGATTAACGAAAACGCCGATCCGGATGTAAAGCGGGATATGATGCGCCGCTTTGACGAAACGTATCCTTGGGAGCACCCGCTTGACCGCCATCTGGAAGGAAATACGGCGGCGCATATGAAAGCGAGTACGGTCGGCGCGTCGCAGCATGTCATTATTACGGATGGACGGCTCCTTTTAGGAACATGGCAGGGCGTTTATTTTTGCGAGTACGACGGTCCGCGCCAACGCACATTTTATGTGAAAGTCGTAAAAGGATAA
- a CDS encoding PTS fructose transporter subunit IIABC, giving the protein MKITDLLTKETMILQLQANTKEEVIEELVAKLQEAGVLADAQAFKEAIWAREAQSTTGVGDGIAIPHAKTAVVKRPAVAFGRSKTGIDYDALDGKPSHLFFMIAAPEGANNTHLEALARLSSMLMDASFRAQLESASDEEEVFRLIAEKEGEEKTEKTAASAAKRPKVVAVTACPTGIAHTYMAADALKAKAAEMNVDIKVETNGSSGVKNKLTKQDIEEAVAVIVAADKQVEMERFNGKHVIQVPVAQAIRKPKELIDQALRQEAPIYQGSGVKETIGQGKPRTGFYKHLMNGVSNMLPFVVGGGILIAISFIFGIKAFDPKDPSYHPIAKALMDIGGGNAFALMIPVLAGFIAMSIADRPGFAPGMVGGFMAANGGAGFLGGLIAGFLAGYLVVGLKKLFSRLPQSLEGIKPVLLYPLFGIFITGMIMMYVVIDPVKALNEGLKHWLEHMGTANLVLLGAILGGMMAVDMGGPINKAAFTFGLAMIDAGNYAPHAAIMAGGMVPPLGLALATTFFKKKFTKAEREAGKTCYIMGATFITEGAIPFAAADPVRVIPSIIVGSAVAGALTMLFHIGLPAPHGGIFVIPIVKGSSWLYVLAILIGSLVTALMVGLWKKEVEE; this is encoded by the coding sequence ATGAAAATCACGGATTTGCTCACAAAAGAGACGATGATTCTTCAGCTTCAAGCGAACACAAAAGAGGAAGTGATTGAGGAACTTGTCGCAAAATTACAGGAAGCGGGAGTATTAGCGGATGCCCAAGCATTTAAAGAAGCGATTTGGGCTCGGGAAGCGCAAAGCACGACAGGCGTCGGCGACGGCATTGCCATTCCGCACGCCAAAACTGCTGTGGTAAAACGGCCGGCAGTTGCGTTTGGGCGCTCCAAAACCGGCATTGATTATGACGCATTGGACGGAAAACCAAGCCATTTGTTTTTTATGATCGCGGCGCCAGAAGGAGCGAACAACACGCATTTAGAAGCGCTTGCCCGCTTATCGTCGATGCTGATGGATGCGTCTTTTCGCGCACAACTTGAAAGCGCTTCAGACGAAGAAGAAGTGTTTCGCCTAATCGCGGAAAAAGAAGGAGAGGAGAAAACGGAAAAGACGGCGGCTTCGGCAGCGAAGCGCCCGAAAGTCGTCGCGGTTACCGCGTGTCCAACGGGAATAGCCCATACGTATATGGCAGCTGATGCGTTAAAAGCGAAAGCGGCCGAAATGAACGTCGACATCAAAGTGGAAACAAATGGTTCTAGCGGTGTGAAAAACAAATTAACAAAACAAGATATTGAGGAAGCGGTAGCGGTCATTGTAGCGGCGGACAAGCAGGTCGAAATGGAGCGGTTTAACGGAAAGCATGTTATTCAAGTGCCTGTGGCGCAGGCGATCCGCAAGCCGAAAGAACTGATTGACCAAGCTCTCCGCCAGGAAGCGCCGATTTACCAAGGAAGCGGCGTCAAAGAAACGATAGGGCAAGGGAAGCCTCGTACCGGATTTTATAAACATTTAATGAACGGCGTTTCCAACATGCTGCCGTTTGTCGTTGGCGGTGGGATTTTAATTGCGATTTCGTTTATTTTTGGCATTAAGGCATTCGACCCGAAAGACCCATCGTATCATCCAATCGCCAAAGCGTTGATGGATATCGGCGGCGGCAATGCTTTCGCCTTAATGATTCCGGTGCTTGCCGGATTTATCGCGATGAGCATTGCCGATCGTCCGGGGTTCGCGCCGGGAATGGTCGGCGGCTTTATGGCGGCTAACGGCGGAGCGGGATTTTTAGGCGGATTAATTGCCGGATTTCTTGCGGGTTATTTAGTCGTTGGCTTGAAAAAGCTATTCAGCCGTCTGCCGCAGTCGCTCGAAGGAATTAAACCGGTCTTGCTTTATCCGCTGTTTGGCATTTTTATTACCGGAATGATTATGATGTATGTCGTTATCGATCCTGTCAAGGCGCTGAACGAAGGATTAAAACATTGGCTTGAACATATGGGAACGGCGAACTTGGTATTGCTCGGTGCGATTCTTGGCGGCATGATGGCGGTCGATATGGGCGGTCCGATTAATAAAGCGGCGTTTACGTTCGGCCTCGCTATGATCGACGCCGGCAACTATGCGCCGCATGCGGCGATTATGGCGGGCGGAATGGTGCCACCGCTAGGGCTCGCGCTGGCGACGACCTTCTTTAAAAAGAAATTCACAAAAGCAGAACGGGAAGCAGGAAAAACGTGCTACATCATGGGAGCGACTTTTATTACGGAAGGCGCGATTCCGTTTGCGGCAGCCGACCCGGTGCGGGTAATCCCGTCTATTATTGTCGGTTCCGCGGTGGCTGGAGCGTTGACGATGTTGTTTCACATCGGTCTTCCGGCGCCGCACGGCGGAATTTTCGTCATCCCGATCGTAAAAGGCAGCTCTTGGTTATATGTATTGGCGATTTTGATCGGCTCGCTTGTCACGGCGCTGATGGTCGGATTGTGGAAGAAAGAAGTGGAAGAATAA
- a CDS encoding IS256 family transposase, protein MSKRSIPNVDWANQLESVIRQFVKEKLELIMREEIKHFLEIEQAGTPNMRNGYYQRNLDTQYGRIEGLLVPRDRNGEFQTQLFAPYQRHTGWLEEAIIRMYQSGMSTREIGKFIERILGNAYSPATISRITDVVKEDIEKWHHRPLSKRYSVLYLDGLYVKLRRDTVEKEVIYVVLGVNEEGYREILDFFVGGQESAYGWQEILQHLYQRGVKEVLLGVFDGLPGLEEAFKAVYPKADVQRCVVHKVRNTLSRVRKKDQFEVAEDLKLIYRAPNKEMALQMFQQFESKWSSKYPREVQSWANELDVLLTFMDYPSSIRSVIYTTNVIERTIKEIRKRLKPMNSLSSLEAAEKVVYLTIQDFNEKWAGRKLRGFAEAQEALQRMFEERYC, encoded by the coding sequence ATGTCTAAAAGAAGTATACCGAATGTCGACTGGGCAAATCAACTGGAAAGTGTCATTCGTCAGTTTGTGAAGGAAAAATTAGAGCTGATTATGCGGGAAGAAATCAAACATTTCCTCGAAATCGAACAGGCTGGAACGCCGAATATGAGAAACGGCTACTATCAGCGAAATCTAGATACGCAATATGGCCGGATTGAGGGTCTTTTGGTTCCAAGAGACCGAAACGGGGAATTTCAAACACAGTTGTTTGCCCCTTATCAACGCCACACCGGCTGGCTGGAGGAAGCCATCATTAGGATGTATCAAAGTGGCATGAGTACACGGGAAATTGGCAAGTTTATCGAACGAATTCTAGGAAATGCTTATTCTCCAGCGACGATCAGCCGTATTACCGATGTCGTGAAAGAAGACATCGAGAAATGGCACCATCGTCCACTATCCAAACGTTATTCTGTCTTATATTTGGACGGCTTGTACGTGAAACTTCGCCGCGATACGGTAGAGAAAGAAGTCATTTATGTGGTGTTAGGAGTGAATGAAGAAGGGTATCGAGAAATTCTGGATTTCTTCGTGGGAGGACAAGAAAGCGCCTATGGATGGCAGGAAATTCTTCAACACCTCTACCAAAGAGGCGTCAAGGAAGTGCTTCTTGGCGTCTTCGATGGCCTTCCGGGGCTGGAGGAAGCCTTTAAGGCGGTGTATCCGAAAGCCGATGTGCAGCGCTGTGTCGTGCACAAAGTCCGCAACACCCTCAGCCGTGTTCGGAAAAAAGACCAATTCGAAGTGGCCGAGGATCTCAAGCTGATTTATCGCGCGCCGAATAAGGAGATGGCGTTACAAATGTTTCAACAGTTTGAGTCGAAATGGTCCAGCAAATATCCAAGAGAAGTTCAATCTTGGGCCAATGAGTTGGATGTCCTCCTTACATTTATGGATTATCCAAGCAGTATTCGAAGTGTGATTTACACGACGAATGTCATCGAACGAACGATCAAAGAGATTCGGAAACGTCTAAAGCCGATGAACAGTTTGAGCAGTTTAGAAGCCGCGGAAAAAGTCGTGTATTTGACCATCCAAGATTTTAATGAGAAATGGGCAGGGCGAAAGTTAAGAGGATTTGCCGAAGCGCAGGAAGCCCTTCAACGAATGTTTGAAGAACGTTATTGTTAA
- a CDS encoding DeoR/GlpR family DNA-binding transcription regulator, which translates to MLTEERHRIILELLAEKEVVKLQELVEATNSSESTIRRDLTQLEKEKKLRRIHGGATLPHQKREELSVLEKSTKHIEEKKRIAEYAASLVQHGDCIYLDAGTTTFEMIPHLRGKDIVVVTNGMMHLELLLENDIVTYLLGGLLKKKTKALIGRGALQSLQSYSFDKCFIGANGVHYEYGYTTPDPEEAMVKHTAMRLAQKAYVLADHSKLNESTFAKIADLHEAILITDQLDEEWQELYKAKTAVEVVTK; encoded by the coding sequence TTGCTCACTGAGGAACGCCACCGTATTATATTAGAACTTCTCGCAGAAAAAGAAGTAGTCAAGCTGCAAGAGCTAGTGGAGGCGACCAATTCTTCCGAGTCCACCATTCGCCGTGATTTAACACAGCTGGAAAAAGAGAAAAAACTGCGGCGGATCCATGGCGGTGCCACGTTGCCTCATCAAAAACGGGAAGAGTTAAGCGTGTTGGAAAAATCGACAAAGCATATCGAAGAAAAGAAACGGATTGCCGAATACGCAGCAAGCCTTGTCCAGCACGGGGATTGCATTTATTTAGATGCGGGCACAACGACGTTCGAGATGATTCCGCACTTGCGCGGCAAAGATATCGTGGTTGTGACAAACGGGATGATGCATCTAGAACTGCTTTTAGAAAATGATATTGTGACTTATTTGCTTGGCGGTTTGTTGAAAAAGAAAACGAAAGCGCTCATCGGCCGCGGCGCGTTGCAGTCGTTGCAAAGCTACAGCTTTGACAAATGTTTTATCGGCGCCAACGGGGTTCACTATGAATACGGATATACGACGCCGGATCCGGAAGAGGCGATGGTGAAGCATACGGCGATGCGGCTGGCGCAAAAAGCGTATGTACTTGCCGATCATTCGAAGCTGAACGAAAGCACGTTTGCGAAAATTGCCGATTTGCATGAAGCAATACTGATTACTGATCAGTTGGATGAAGAGTGGCAAGAACTATACAAAGCAAAAACAGCAGTAGAGGTTGTGACAAAATGA